One genomic region from Kamptonema formosum PCC 6407 encodes:
- the alr gene encoding alanine racemase, which yields MLSREENPIATSTQANPQTMRWDAYGGLCQRAWVEIDLAALAHNVRQLKLSLSPKTALMTVVKADAYGHGAVTVAQTALEAGASWLGVATIPEGIELRDRGINAPILILGATHTPEQVEAIAHWQLQPTICTPKQALVFSEVLGTLNKSLSVHVKLDTGMSRLGSPWQQAAEFVQLVARSPNLELASIYSHLATADSPDFTVMKQQQQRFEGAIANCEIQNSELFLNPKSSPRLHLANSAAALADKSLHYDMVRVGLATYGLYPAPHLQSVIDLKPVMQVKAKVTQVKTIAAGTGVSYGYKFIADREMRLAVIGIGYADGIPRNLSNKMKVLVRGQWVSQVGAITMDQIMLDVTSIPDLEVGEVVTLLGKDGENKISADDWAAELGTISWEILCSFKHRLPRIAVDNG from the coding sequence ATGTTAAGTAGGGAAGAAAACCCGATCGCAACATCGACACAAGCAAACCCCCAGACGATGCGATGGGATGCCTACGGTGGACTTTGCCAACGAGCTTGGGTAGAAATTGATTTAGCCGCTTTAGCCCACAACGTGCGCCAGCTTAAGCTTTCATTATCCCCCAAAACGGCTCTGATGACTGTGGTCAAGGCAGATGCTTACGGTCACGGTGCGGTGACGGTTGCTCAAACGGCTTTAGAGGCGGGTGCTAGTTGGCTGGGAGTGGCGACGATTCCAGAAGGGATAGAATTGCGCGATCGCGGCATCAACGCACCAATTTTGATTTTAGGGGCAACTCACACGCCGGAACAAGTAGAAGCGATCGCACATTGGCAATTACAACCTACCATCTGCACTCCCAAGCAAGCCCTAGTTTTTTCAGAAGTGCTCGGCACTCTTAACAAATCTTTGTCCGTTCACGTCAAACTGGATACAGGAATGTCACGGTTAGGATCTCCTTGGCAACAAGCTGCTGAGTTTGTACAATTAGTGGCGCGATCGCCAAATTTAGAATTAGCCAGCATCTATTCTCACCTAGCTACGGCTGATAGTCCAGACTTCACAGTAATGAAACAACAGCAGCAGCGATTTGAAGGTGCGATCGCCAACTGCGAAATACAGAACTCAGAACTATTCCTAAATCCAAAATCTAGCCCTCGTTTGCACTTAGCAAATTCAGCCGCCGCCTTAGCTGACAAGAGCTTACACTATGACATGGTGCGAGTCGGTTTAGCTACTTACGGCTTATATCCAGCACCACATTTGCAGTCAGTTATTGATTTAAAGCCTGTAATGCAAGTAAAAGCAAAAGTAACGCAAGTCAAAACAATTGCAGCGGGAACTGGTGTTAGCTACGGCTATAAATTTATAGCTGATCGTGAAATGCGCTTAGCAGTAATTGGCATTGGCTACGCTGATGGAATCCCCCGCAATTTATCAAATAAAATGAAGGTTTTAGTCAGGGGTCAATGGGTGTCGCAAGTGGGAGCGATTACAATGGATCAAATCATGCTAGATGTAACTTCTATTCCCGATTTAGAAGTTGGCGAAGTCGTGACGCTGTTAGGTAAGGATGGGGAAAATAAAATTTCTGCTGATGATTGGGCCGCAGAATTAGGTACAATTTCCTGGGAAATTCTCTGTAGTTTTAAACACCGTCTTCCTCGTATAGCTGTTGATAATGGTTAA
- a CDS encoding Uma2 family endonuclease: MTQAAEKTFLPPPFPDHTQLPEEDGTFVKNFQEHPQSIILTDSIGPLLQKLHPDGQYAIGQDCGIYWRETDPLEKGAEAPDWFYVPNVPPLLDGQIRRSYVLWREFLAPTIALEFASGDGSEERDTTPLSYSEVGEVQRPGKFWVYERIMRIPYYGIYEIRSGKLEVYNLINGFYQQLVPNSRGHYAIAPINLELGLWQGSYQNQTMLWLRWWDSEGNLLLTGAERAAVEQERAAVAEEALSAEARSRRAAIPRLLAMGLNTEQVAEALSLSVEEVSQYSL; encoded by the coding sequence ATGACCCAGGCAGCCGAAAAAACTTTCCTTCCCCCTCCTTTCCCCGACCACACTCAACTGCCAGAGGAAGACGGCACTTTTGTGAAAAATTTTCAGGAGCATCCCCAAAGCATTATTTTGACTGATTCTATCGGCCCCCTGTTGCAGAAGCTTCATCCCGATGGGCAGTATGCTATTGGTCAAGACTGTGGCATTTACTGGCGAGAAACTGACCCCCTGGAAAAGGGCGCAGAAGCTCCAGACTGGTTTTATGTCCCTAATGTGCCACCACTGTTAGATGGTCAAATTCGCCGCTCTTATGTGCTGTGGCGGGAGTTTCTAGCACCGACGATCGCGTTAGAGTTCGCATCAGGAGATGGTTCCGAAGAGCGAGACACAACGCCGCTATCCTACTCAGAAGTGGGTGAAGTGCAAAGACCTGGCAAGTTTTGGGTTTATGAGCGGATCATGCGGATTCCGTATTATGGCATCTATGAGATCCGTAGTGGCAAGCTGGAAGTGTACAACCTGATTAATGGGTTTTATCAGCAGTTGGTTCCCAACTCGCGCGGCCATTATGCGATCGCGCCCATTAACTTAGAGTTAGGACTGTGGCAAGGTAGCTATCAAAATCAGACAATGCTATGGTTGCGGTGGTGGGACAGCGAGGGTAATTTGCTGCTGACAGGTGCAGAAAGAGCTGCTGTCGAACAGGAACGAGCTGCTGTGGCAGAGGAGGCTTTGAGTGCAGAAGCGCGATCGCGACGGGCTGCTATCCCTCGGTTATTAGCAATGGGATTGAATACAGAGCAAGTAGCAGAAGCGCTAAGTTTATCAGTAGAGGAAGTTAGCCAGTATTCATTGTAA
- a CDS encoding DUF6883 domain-containing protein, translating into MAQSQFDRLLIKLPFIPATLDKNSEYGIRFEVKVPIQGPNGRRGILLTKWQMEQGQSRLITNWLKVNKGDN; encoded by the coding sequence ATCGCTCAGTCTCAGTTTGATCGATTACTAATTAAGCTACCATTTATACCAGCAACATTAGACAAAAATAGTGAATATGGTATAAGATTTGAGGTAAAGGTTCCTATTCAAGGCCCTAATGGTCGGCGCGGTATTTTACTTACTAAATGGCAAATGGAACAAGGTCAATCACGCCTAATTACTAATTGGTTAAAAGTCAATAAAGGAGATAACTAA
- a CDS encoding CdiA C-terminal domain-containing protein: MVKSNIIESQTHTKPLANDRVSNGLNQNQIDESEKTFSPQEKAVANLLASKGKTVKSLLETNQGRTADAEVDSIPTEFKSLVMGATNSTVKNQINSSIRRGGQARHIIIDARGSGLTEAEANLGLQRAKNISRGKLDSVRILGDGFDLISTDFQ; this comes from the coding sequence GTGGTAAAATCTAATATAATAGAATCTCAAACCCACACCAAACCTTTAGCGAATGATAGAGTGTCTAATGGCCTGAATCAAAATCAAATAGATGAATCAGAAAAAACTTTTTCACCTCAAGAAAAAGCCGTTGCTAATTTATTGGCTAGTAAAGGTAAAACAGTTAAATCTTTGCTAGAAACCAATCAAGGACGCACTGCGGATGCTGAAGTCGATAGCATTCCTACTGAGTTTAAAAGCCTCGTTATGGGCGCTACGAATAGCACAGTTAAGAATCAAATTAATAGCTCTATTCGGCGTGGTGGGCAAGCTCGGCATATAATTATTGATGCTAGGGGTTCTGGTTTAACAGAAGCCGAAGCTAATTTAGGTTTACAACGCGCTAAAAATATTAGTAGAGGTAAACTTGATAGTGTCCGCATTCTTGGTGATGGTTTCGATCTAATTTCTACGGACTTTCAATAG
- a CDS encoding dynamin family protein, which yields MNTLLISSQTIELVSRLTGQKLRKEDLSPPILFLVALIMVLLGVIHADGTVSTEETQRLDKTLTELIPANNSLQQFAKLIVKGVQEQQIYTKVEESLGLTRCFSEAEKLLLISFAYQMSAADGRIDNREKEYLKIIGNRLGVDGRFLTVLEASFSNQAVNEAAALAEINSLLDPAQFQSLDALFVRAATHIIQHLPGKQKQQNTQANSARIVEQAPEPKHQNNQKHSVSSYQELKKFQESRQQLDKVCGKLFSTLRDGSDRNIISANLTEETTKISRKLQSQRFRVAVVGEFSKGKSTLLNALLGEEIQPVRDIPCSGTVTVLKYGSKQRVICKYKNGREEEISPQQYKDKASISEEAALGSVGDEIASSELQEIVFEHPNLELCTNGVEIIDSPGLNEQAERTLVTQQVLKTTDAVIFLTHAQNALTEKERELLLYLKKELNPGNDNEPAKSIFVVVNFADLLRREESRKQVRQRVETIVQSQNVIAGENRIHFISAQSALDAILSGTELDAILYGTENEYVKSFQDFTKSLEKFLTVERGAIAVQQLAAGIKQILETSCEELNQGQKILEGKLTISQEDNPKIFEQMAEVSGRDVKIKLLAGNIDGSIFRRNSGVLESMGGRIGKTDYFTKC from the coding sequence ATGAATACTTTGCTAATTAGTTCCCAAACAATTGAGCTGGTTTCACGCCTCACAGGGCAAAAACTCCGTAAAGAGGATCTCAGTCCCCCTATTCTCTTCCTGGTGGCGTTGATCATGGTGTTGCTGGGAGTCATCCATGCCGACGGTACGGTTAGCACTGAAGAAACGCAGCGACTAGATAAAACTTTAACAGAACTTATCCCCGCTAATAACAGTTTGCAACAATTTGCAAAGCTAATCGTTAAGGGCGTGCAAGAGCAGCAAATTTACACAAAAGTTGAAGAATCGCTAGGACTGACAAGGTGTTTTTCTGAGGCAGAAAAACTGTTGCTAATTAGCTTTGCATATCAAATGTCAGCCGCAGACGGTAGAATCGACAATCGTGAAAAAGAATATTTAAAAATTATTGGCAACCGCCTCGGAGTTGATGGGCGATTTTTGACTGTTTTAGAAGCAAGTTTTAGTAATCAAGCAGTAAACGAGGCAGCAGCTTTAGCAGAAATAAACTCGTTACTCGATCCAGCCCAGTTTCAATCTTTGGATGCTTTATTTGTCCGTGCTGCTACTCATATTATCCAACATTTACCAGGCAAACAGAAACAGCAAAATACTCAAGCTAATTCAGCGCGAATTGTTGAACAAGCACCAGAACCAAAACATCAAAATAATCAAAAGCATTCAGTTTCCTCATATCAAGAATTGAAAAAGTTTCAGGAGTCTAGGCAACAACTAGACAAGGTTTGTGGCAAACTATTTTCAACTCTACGAGATGGCAGCGATCGCAACATTATATCAGCTAATTTAACTGAAGAGACAACAAAAATTTCTCGCAAATTGCAATCTCAACGTTTTCGTGTTGCTGTTGTTGGTGAATTTAGCAAAGGCAAATCCACTTTACTTAATGCTTTGTTGGGTGAGGAAATTCAACCAGTCCGAGATATTCCCTGTAGTGGTACGGTAACGGTTTTGAAATACGGCTCAAAGCAGCGAGTGATCTGTAAATATAAAAATGGACGAGAGGAAGAAATTTCACCGCAGCAATATAAAGATAAAGCTTCAATTTCTGAGGAAGCGGCTTTAGGTTCGGTTGGGGATGAAATTGCTAGTTCAGAACTTCAAGAAATCGTTTTTGAGCATCCGAATCTTGAATTGTGTACCAATGGTGTAGAAATTATTGATTCTCCCGGATTAAATGAACAAGCCGAACGCACATTAGTTACCCAACAGGTTCTCAAAACAACTGATGCAGTGATTTTTTTAACTCACGCTCAAAATGCTTTGACAGAAAAAGAGCGGGAACTACTTTTGTATTTGAAAAAAGAGTTAAATCCCGGCAATGATAATGAACCAGCAAAAAGTATTTTTGTTGTAGTTAATTTTGCGGATTTGCTACGTCGAGAAGAAAGTCGAAAGCAAGTAAGACAAAGGGTAGAAACAATTGTTCAAAGTCAAAATGTAATTGCTGGTGAAAACCGGATTCATTTTATTTCGGCTCAATCAGCCCTTGATGCTATTTTATCTGGGACAGAACTTGATGCTATTTTATATGGGACAGAAAATGAGTATGTAAAATCTTTTCAGGATTTTACCAAATCTCTCGAAAAGTTTTTAACAGTTGAACGAGGCGCGATCGCAGTTCAACAATTAGCCGCCGGAATTAAACAAATCCTTGAAACTAGCTGCGAGGAATTGAATCAAGGGCAGAAAATATTAGAAGGTAAATTGACGATTTCTCAAGAAGATAATCCGAAAATATTTGAACAAATGGCAGAAGTTAGCGGTCGCGATGTGAAAATCAAACTTTTAGCGGGAAATATTGATGGATCAATCTTTAGAAGAAACTCTGGAGTCTTGGAATCAATGGGTGGAAGGATTGGAAAAACGGATTATTTCACAAAGTGCTAA
- a CDS encoding NAD(P)H-quinone oxidoreductase subunit 4, whose protein sequence is MIEAQFPWLTTIILLPLLAAAVIPLLPDKDGKQVRWYALGVAVADFVLMSYVFWKHYDPNLNTFQLVETYSWIPQLGLSWSVSVDGLSFPLVLLAGLVTTLSIFAAWEVDRKPRLFYFLMLLMYAAQIGVFVAQDVLLLFIMWELELIPVYLLISIWGGKNRQYAATKFLIYTAAASIFILVAGLAMAFYGGGNITFDIVELGLKNYPLGLELVLYAGLLIAFGVKLAIFPLHTWLPDAHGEASSPVSMILAGVLLKMGGYGLIRLNLQLLPDAHVYFAPILAMLGVINIIYGAFNSFAQDNMKRRLAYSSVSHMGFVLLGIASFTDLGINGALLQMLSHGLIASVLFFLAGVTYDRTHTMALAEMGDLGKVMPKVFALFTIGVMASVALPGMSGFASELSVFVGVATSDMYSTTFRGVTVFLAAVGLILTPIYLLSMLRQLFYSGVAPTCDLDGNLKDTGELEAACFGNSCVLPGDAVFSDARPREVFIAACFLIPIIGIGFYPKMATQVYDVTTVAVNAEVRQSYIQIAQQNPRIYAKSILAPKIAESKAGSVAGIFK, encoded by the coding sequence ATGATCGAGGCTCAATTTCCCTGGCTGACAACAATTATCCTACTTCCCCTCCTTGCTGCTGCCGTTATCCCTCTGCTACCCGATAAAGATGGTAAGCAAGTGCGGTGGTATGCCTTGGGAGTAGCAGTTGCCGACTTTGTTCTCATGTCCTATGTTTTTTGGAAACATTACGACCCCAATCTCAATACATTTCAACTCGTAGAAACCTACTCTTGGATACCTCAGTTAGGTCTATCCTGGTCAGTTTCAGTAGATGGGCTCTCATTCCCGCTGGTACTTCTAGCTGGATTAGTGACAACACTCTCGATTTTTGCAGCGTGGGAAGTCGATCGCAAACCCCGGCTGTTCTATTTCCTAATGTTATTGATGTACGCAGCGCAGATTGGGGTCTTCGTTGCCCAGGATGTACTGCTGCTATTCATCATGTGGGAACTAGAACTGATTCCCGTCTACCTCCTGATCTCGATTTGGGGCGGTAAAAACCGTCAGTACGCTGCTACAAAATTTTTGATATACACCGCTGCTGCATCTATATTTATTCTCGTAGCTGGCCTAGCAATGGCATTCTACGGCGGTGGTAACATCACCTTCGATATCGTCGAACTAGGTCTGAAAAATTATCCCCTTGGTTTAGAATTGGTGCTTTACGCCGGATTGCTAATTGCCTTTGGCGTTAAACTGGCGATTTTCCCCCTCCACACCTGGCTACCTGATGCTCACGGTGAAGCTTCTTCTCCCGTATCGATGATTTTGGCAGGCGTACTGCTGAAAATGGGCGGATACGGACTGATTCGCTTAAATTTACAACTTCTACCAGATGCTCATGTTTATTTTGCACCGATTCTAGCAATGCTAGGCGTGATCAATATTATCTATGGCGCGTTTAACTCCTTTGCCCAAGACAATATGAAGCGCCGCCTAGCCTACTCGTCAGTCTCTCACATGGGATTCGTGTTGTTAGGTATTGCATCCTTCACTGACTTGGGAATCAATGGCGCACTATTGCAAATGCTTTCTCACGGTTTAATCGCCTCCGTGTTGTTCTTCCTAGCAGGCGTAACTTATGACCGTACCCATACAATGGCATTAGCAGAAATGGGCGATCTTGGTAAAGTGATGCCTAAAGTATTTGCCTTGTTTACCATAGGTGTGATGGCATCTGTAGCTCTTCCCGGTATGAGTGGTTTTGCTAGCGAACTCTCTGTTTTTGTTGGCGTTGCTACCAGCGATATGTATAGCACAACTTTCCGAGGTGTCACCGTATTTTTAGCTGCTGTAGGACTGATTCTAACGCCGATTTATTTGCTATCAATGTTACGGCAGTTATTCTATTCTGGTGTTGCGCCTACCTGTGACCTTGATGGTAATTTGAAAGATACGGGAGAACTGGAAGCGGCTTGTTTTGGTAATAGTTGCGTCTTGCCTGGGGATGCCGTTTTTAGCGATGCTAGACCTCGCGAAGTGTTTATCGCTGCGTGTTTCTTGATACCAATTATCGGTATCGGTTTCTATCCTAAAATGGCTACACAGGTTTACGATGTAACGACTGTAGCGGTGAATGCTGAAGTCCGCCAATCGTATATCCAAATTGCTCAACAGAATCCTCGGATATATGCCAAGAGTATCTTGGCTCCTAAAATCGCAGAGTCTAAGGCAGGCTCGGTTGCAGGGATATTTAAGTAA
- the pyrE gene encoding orotate phosphoribosyltransferase, with amino-acid sequence MDETLSPTGLAVSLATTDLTSLREQLLDLLCEFAYREGDFILSSGQQSSYYINCKPVTLHPQGALAVGRLLLSALPANTDAVAGLTLGADPIVSAVSVVSAYENRPIPALIVRKESKGHGTMAYIEGPVLQEGAKVVVLEDVVTTGGSAMKAVERLRGAGYQVEWVISLIDREQGGEQLYREAGLKFKALFTIADLQKWL; translated from the coding sequence ATGGATGAAACTTTGTCTCCGACTGGGTTAGCTGTCTCTTTAGCTACTACTGATTTAACAAGTCTACGCGAACAGCTTCTAGATTTGCTGTGCGAGTTTGCCTACCGCGAAGGGGACTTTATACTCTCTTCTGGTCAGCAAAGTTCTTATTATATCAACTGTAAGCCTGTGACGCTTCATCCTCAAGGTGCTTTGGCTGTGGGTCGTTTGCTGCTGTCGGCGTTACCAGCAAATACTGATGCTGTGGCGGGTTTGACTTTGGGTGCTGACCCAATTGTATCGGCTGTGAGTGTGGTTTCGGCTTATGAAAATCGACCGATTCCGGCGTTGATCGTGCGGAAGGAGTCGAAAGGACATGGGACGATGGCTTATATTGAGGGGCCGGTGTTGCAGGAAGGCGCTAAGGTTGTGGTTTTGGAAGATGTGGTGACAACTGGCGGATCGGCGATGAAGGCGGTTGAACGCTTGCGGGGTGCGGGTTATCAGGTGGAGTGGGTAATTTCGTTGATCGATCGCGAACAAGGAGGCGAACAGTTGTATCGGGAGGCGGGTTTGAAGTTTAAGGCGTTGTTTACGATCGCAGATCTTCAAAAGTGGCTCTGA
- a CDS encoding MBOAT family O-acyltransferase has protein sequence MWPSDVSFLEAWTGSLSYTLQLYFDFSGYSDMAVGLGWMFNIPLPYNFNSPYKSTSITDFWRRWHITLSNFLRDYLYIPLGGNRQGEIRRYVNLMITMLLGGLWHGAGWTFVLWGGIHGLFLVIHQLWRKLNISLPKLLCWTLTFLAVVASWVLFRAHNIHTAKEILKALVGMKGFILPTSFESQLNFLTPLGVQFKELGYLPSLGLRNTAIVLIGLLLCVTLLPNTQQFMQRFKPTQIWIVVTASLAVFCLISLNRVSEFLYFQF, from the coding sequence ATTTGGCCAAGTGATGTCAGTTTCCTCGAAGCTTGGACAGGATCGCTTAGTTATACATTACAACTTTACTTTGATTTTTCTGGCTACTCAGATATGGCAGTTGGCTTGGGATGGATGTTTAATATTCCTCTACCTTATAACTTTAACTCTCCCTATAAATCTACCTCTATTACTGACTTTTGGCGACGGTGGCACATTACCCTTTCTAATTTCCTCCGTGATTATTTGTACATCCCTTTAGGTGGTAATCGCCAAGGTGAAATTCGCCGCTATGTTAATCTGATGATAACTATGCTGTTAGGTGGACTATGGCACGGTGCTGGCTGGACTTTTGTATTATGGGGAGGAATACACGGGTTATTTTTGGTAATTCATCAACTATGGCGCAAGCTGAATATTTCTTTGCCAAAATTGCTATGTTGGACGCTGACTTTTTTAGCTGTTGTAGCTAGTTGGGTACTATTTCGCGCTCATAATATTCACACTGCCAAAGAAATTTTGAAGGCACTGGTAGGAATGAAAGGCTTTATATTGCCAACTTCTTTTGAATCCCAACTCAATTTTTTAACTCCGCTAGGAGTGCAGTTTAAAGAACTAGGATATCTGCCTAGCTTGGGTTTGCGAAATACAGCAATTGTATTGATTGGACTATTGCTGTGCGTTACCCTATTACCAAATACGCAACAGTTTATGCAGCGGTTTAAGCCAACACAGATATGGATCGTAGTGACAGCTAGTTTAGCAGTTTTCTGTTTAATTTCTCTAAATCGCGTCTCTGAGTTTCTGTACTTTCAATTTTAA
- a CDS encoding hemolysin family protein → MPSLPALTWTDALLRLLAVLLLIAINAFFVTAEFSIVSVRRSHINHLAAVGDLEAQTVQHLQRRIERLLSTTQLGITLSSLALGWIGEGTMAILVRRFLAYLPLPANISEAIAHSLGISILTFFLLAYLQIVLGELLPKSIALLHSEQLAKVLGPPSLAIARFFNPFIWILNQSTRWLLRVLGMEYGVPHRPVTSQELQLIIATSTESTGLQAQERELLNNVFEFGAVSVEEVMTTRTSIAAIPRTATFQMLLDEIAISGHSRYPAFGESLDEIVGLVDFKQLAKPLAQGLLSPQTLIDPWIRPIRFVPEVMLLSELLPLMQRSPEEMAIVVNEYGGTSGLVTLKDLIAEIIGESRESADMEEVDLQMLDDRTFLVQAQLELESVNEILNFNLPLADEYETLGGFLIHELQIIPALGEIFVYGNLEFTVISASGARLDQIRIRILDS, encoded by the coding sequence ATGCCTAGCTTACCTGCCCTTACTTGGACAGATGCGCTGTTACGGCTGCTGGCAGTTTTACTGCTGATTGCTATTAATGCTTTTTTTGTCACGGCGGAGTTTTCAATTGTCTCGGTACGGCGATCGCATATCAATCATTTAGCTGCGGTGGGCGATTTAGAAGCTCAGACTGTGCAGCATTTGCAGCGCAGAATCGAACGTCTGCTCTCGACTACACAGTTAGGAATTACCCTGTCTAGTTTGGCTCTCGGCTGGATTGGCGAGGGGACGATGGCGATTCTGGTGCGAAGGTTTTTGGCTTACTTGCCGCTACCAGCGAATATTAGCGAGGCGATCGCTCATTCTCTGGGTATATCAATATTAACTTTTTTCCTCCTGGCTTATTTGCAAATTGTCCTGGGAGAGCTCCTACCAAAATCGATAGCTTTGTTGCATTCAGAACAGTTAGCGAAGGTTTTAGGGCCTCCCAGTTTAGCGATCGCTCGTTTTTTTAACCCGTTTATTTGGATTCTCAACCAATCTACCCGCTGGTTACTGCGCGTGCTGGGCATGGAATACGGCGTTCCGCATCGACCAGTTACTTCGCAAGAATTGCAGCTCATAATTGCTACCTCCACTGAGTCAACTGGTTTGCAGGCCCAGGAGCGAGAACTACTCAATAATGTTTTTGAATTTGGAGCGGTTTCAGTCGAAGAAGTGATGACTACTCGTACTAGCATTGCGGCAATTCCTAGAACTGCTACCTTTCAAATGCTGCTAGATGAAATAGCTATTTCTGGACATTCCCGCTATCCTGCTTTTGGGGAATCTTTAGACGAGATTGTTGGCCTTGTTGACTTCAAGCAACTAGCTAAACCCCTAGCTCAAGGTTTGCTTTCCCCCCAGACGTTAATTGACCCTTGGATTCGTCCAATTAGGTTTGTGCCGGAGGTGATGCTTTTGAGTGAATTGTTACCTTTAATGCAGCGATCGCCCGAAGAAATGGCGATCGTAGTTAATGAATATGGCGGAACATCTGGGTTAGTTACTCTTAAGGATTTGATTGCAGAAATTATCGGCGAAAGTCGCGAATCAGCAGACATGGAAGAAGTAGATCTGCAAATGTTAGATGACCGGACTTTTTTAGTGCAGGCACAGTTAGAATTAGAATCTGTTAATGAAATATTGAATTTCAATTTGCCCCTCGCTGATGAATACGAAACTCTGGGAGGTTTTCTGATCCATGAGTTACAAATTATTCCCGCTCTTGGGGAAATATTTGTCTATGGAAATCTGGAATTTACTGTAATTTCTGCTTCTGGAGCACGCTTAGACCAAATTCGGATTCGGATATTGGATAGTTGA